One genomic segment of Gammaproteobacteria bacterium includes these proteins:
- the der gene encoding ribosome biogenesis GTPase Der → MRPTVALVGRPNVGKSTLFNQLTRTRDALVADAPGLTRDRNYGLASLGSRQCWLIDTGGLEGEREALDKAVTEQTLLAVKAADAVVLLVDARAGLTAADENIASQLKKTGRPLLIAVNKVDGLDAAQVSAEFHRLGIAPLIAIAAVHRHGLAMLTAAILANFALGEDDDDAQRVDGAYDGLRIALIGRPNVGKSTLVNRLLGEQRVLTSPEPGTTRDSIAIPFERGGQRYVLADTAGVRRRSRIEETIEKFSVMKSLQAIDSAQVVVAVLDAEQGVAEQDASLLGLVLESGRALVIAVNKWDSVDQDEQRWVRRELDRRLSFVDFADRVMISALHGSGVAKLMNAVRRAHASAMIDVSTPVLTRLLEQATSSHQPPLVAGRRIRLRYAHQGGNNPLTLVIHGNQTGKLPGAYKRYLMNYFREALRLTGTPVRLVFKTGENPYAGRAAGARAHDKSHGRRSGRTVKRG, encoded by the coding sequence ATCAGACCCACGGTCGCACTGGTCGGGCGTCCGAACGTCGGCAAGTCAACCCTGTTCAACCAGCTTACGCGCACGCGCGACGCCCTGGTGGCGGATGCGCCCGGCCTCACGCGTGATCGCAATTATGGTCTCGCGTCGCTGGGTTCGCGCCAATGCTGGTTGATCGATACCGGCGGACTCGAAGGCGAACGCGAGGCGCTGGATAAAGCCGTCACGGAACAAACGCTGCTAGCGGTGAAAGCGGCGGATGCGGTGGTGCTGCTGGTGGACGCGCGGGCGGGGCTGACGGCCGCCGACGAAAACATCGCCAGCCAGCTTAAAAAAACGGGCCGCCCGTTGCTGATCGCGGTCAACAAGGTCGATGGTCTGGACGCCGCACAGGTCAGCGCTGAATTTCACCGTCTCGGCATCGCGCCGCTGATCGCGATCGCGGCAGTCCACCGGCATGGTCTGGCGATGCTGACGGCGGCCATTCTCGCGAATTTCGCGCTCGGTGAGGATGACGATGACGCGCAGCGCGTGGATGGGGCCTATGACGGTCTGCGCATCGCGCTGATCGGCAGACCCAACGTGGGCAAGTCCACCCTGGTCAACCGCCTGCTCGGCGAACAGCGGGTGCTGACCTCGCCGGAGCCCGGCACCACGCGCGACAGCATCGCGATCCCGTTCGAGCGCGGTGGTCAGCGCTACGTGCTGGCCGATACGGCGGGTGTGCGCCGCCGCAGCCGCATCGAGGAAACGATCGAGAAGTTCAGCGTGATGAAATCGCTGCAAGCCATTGACTCCGCTCAGGTAGTCGTGGCCGTGCTGGACGCAGAGCAGGGTGTGGCCGAACAGGACGCGAGCCTGCTGGGGCTGGTTCTGGAATCAGGGCGCGCGCTGGTGATCGCCGTCAACAAATGGGACAGCGTGGATCAGGACGAGCAGCGCTGGGTACGGCGCGAGCTGGATCGAAGGCTTAGCTTCGTGGACTTCGCCGACCGTGTCATGATTTCCGCCCTGCACGGCAGCGGGGTGGCTAAATTGATGAATGCCGTACGGCGCGCGCATGCGTCGGCAATGATCGATGTATCGACCCCGGTCCTGACGCGCCTGCTGGAACAGGCGACCTCAAGCCATCAGCCGCCGCTGGTCGCGGGCCGACGAATCCGGCTGCGCTACGCTCATCAGGGCGGCAACAATCCGCTGACGCTGGTTATTCACGGCAACCAGACGGGCAAGCTGCCGGGTGCGTACAAGCGCTATCTGATGAATTACTTTCGCGAGGCGTTGCGTTTGACCGGCACGCCGGTGCGGCTGGTGTTCAAGACGGGCGAGAATCCCTACGCCGGACGCGCCGCGGGCGCCCGGGCGCATGATAAAAGCCACGGCCGGCGCTCCGGACGCACCGTAAAACGTGGATAA
- a CDS encoding SGNH/GDSL hydrolase family protein, producing METSGTLDVAAVAKGTPAGGGLRFTLDNGLSFTDKTSPYGGKFTAVAAGDHIVSAVIVDASGLPIPSPLAQDANTVVGARGRYFVAMGDSITVGTNDDVPGDDASSDGRNVSHGFTPILNDLLTAQLGLPVTVLNEGQGGTTSGTGGAGGASRINSTKLRQTESQYWLIMFGTNDSKRPIRSGIGLLPGASGYSGSFKDSMQRIITSLKQSNKIPILAKVPFIVNAPVSQDRLIQDYNLVIDELVAANGITVTPPDFYNYFKQNPGQLTDNIHPNGAGYKAMADLWFQSLAGSGILN from the coding sequence GTGGAAACCAGCGGCACACTTGATGTCGCGGCGGTCGCCAAGGGTACACCCGCCGGTGGCGGCCTGCGGTTTACTCTGGACAACGGCCTCTCGTTCACCGACAAGACCTCGCCTTACGGGGGTAAATTCACTGCTGTCGCTGCCGGCGATCACATCGTAAGCGCCGTTATCGTCGATGCCTCCGGCCTCCCCATACCGTCACCGCTGGCGCAGGACGCGAATACGGTGGTGGGCGCGAGAGGCCGGTATTTCGTCGCCATGGGCGACAGCATTACGGTGGGCACGAATGACGACGTCCCCGGCGATGACGCCTCGTCCGATGGTCGCAACGTGAGCCACGGTTTCACCCCCATCCTCAACGATCTGCTTACCGCGCAGCTCGGGCTGCCGGTAACGGTTTTAAACGAAGGTCAGGGCGGCACCACGTCGGGCACCGGGGGCGCGGGCGGCGCTTCACGGATCAACTCCACCAAGTTGCGTCAAACCGAATCGCAATACTGGCTGATCATGTTCGGCACCAACGATTCCAAGCGCCCGATTCGCAGCGGCATAGGTTTGCTGCCCGGCGCCAGCGGCTACAGCGGCTCGTTCAAGGACAGCATGCAGCGCATCATCACCAGCCTCAAGCAGTCGAACAAGATTCCGATACTTGCCAAGGTGCCGTTCATCGTCAACGCGCCGGTGTCGCAGGACCGGCTGATCCAGGATTACAACCTGGTGATCGACGAACTGGTAGCGGCGAATGGCATCACCGTGACCCCGCCGGATTTTTATAACTATTTCAAACAGAACCCCGGCCAGCTCACTGACAACATCCACCCTAATGGGGCGGGTTATAAGGCGATGGCCGATCTATGGTTCCAGTCGCTAGCGGGCAGCGGGATTCTTAACTAA
- the bamB gene encoding outer membrane protein assembly factor BamB, with product MTGGKGLRWLQCAPRRATLLSIILATACGTVEETRVPAELGQVNSTLSVEDKWYQSAGGGVDERYLKLQPALARDRIYVVDAKGTVTALRVGDGEPIWEVASDDGVIAGLQHGDGLLFLGTEDGAAIALRQRGGTEVWRKQLGAEVMALSEPDLGVIVVRTADSRLHGLDVASGEILWQTGRTTPVLNLRGVSRPSMDSGRVVVGFDDGKLVAVSADRGNVLWTTTISNPTGSSELERLTDIDGEIKVLDGIVYVASFQGRVAAVTLSEGRTLWSREISSHMGLDVDAENVYITDADSYIWALDRISGATLWKQDNLEYREVTAPVAIDDYLLVGDLEGYVHWLSRYDGRFVARTPIASAGILSTPLVHNETAYVLDRGGLVAALQIAQQQQQTAADKSRGENDDLESLELEPFPKDGASSPP from the coding sequence ATGACTGGCGGTAAGGGATTGCGGTGGCTTCAGTGCGCGCCACGCCGCGCGACCTTGCTGTCCATCATCCTCGCCACCGCCTGCGGCACGGTGGAAGAGACGCGCGTGCCCGCCGAACTCGGCCAAGTAAATTCCACGCTATCTGTCGAAGACAAGTGGTATCAATCGGCCGGCGGCGGTGTGGACGAGCGTTATCTGAAGCTCCAGCCCGCGCTGGCGCGCGACAGGATATACGTCGTCGACGCGAAAGGAACGGTGACCGCCTTGCGCGTCGGCGATGGCGAGCCGATCTGGGAAGTAGCCTCGGACGACGGCGTTATAGCGGGTCTGCAACACGGCGACGGGCTGCTGTTTCTGGGCACCGAAGATGGTGCTGCGATCGCGCTGCGGCAGCGCGGCGGCACGGAGGTCTGGCGCAAACAGCTAGGCGCCGAGGTCATGGCGCTGTCCGAACCCGATCTGGGCGTCATCGTGGTGCGCACCGCTGACAGCCGTCTGCACGGTCTGGACGTCGCCAGTGGCGAGATACTCTGGCAGACCGGGCGCACGACGCCGGTGCTGAATCTGCGTGGCGTCAGCCGCCCGTCGATGGACAGCGGCCGCGTGGTGGTGGGATTCGATGACGGCAAGCTCGTGGCGGTGTCGGCCGATCGCGGCAACGTGCTGTGGACGACAACCATATCCAATCCCACCGGCAGCTCCGAGTTGGAGCGGCTGACGGACATCGACGGCGAGATCAAGGTGCTCGACGGCATCGTGTATGTTGCGAGCTTTCAGGGTAGAGTCGCGGCGGTAACTTTGAGCGAGGGGCGCACCCTGTGGTCTCGCGAGATCTCGTCGCACATGGGCCTGGACGTGGATGCGGAGAATGTTTACATCACGGATGCGGACAGTTATATCTGGGCGCTGGACCGCATCAGCGGCGCGACCTTGTGGAAGCAGGACAATCTGGAATACCGGGAGGTGACCGCGCCGGTCGCCATCGACGACTATCTGCTGGTCGGCGATCTCGAAGGCTATGTGCACTGGCTGTCCAGATACGACGGCCGCTTCGTCGCGCGCACCCCGATCGCCAGTGCGGGCATCCTGTCCACACCGCTCGTACACAACGAGACCGCCTACGTGCTGGACCGCGGCGGGCTGGTTGCAGCGCTGCAAATTGCGCAACAGCAACAGCAGACGGCAGCCGATAAGTCTCGAGGTGAAAACGACGATCTGGAATCGCTTGAGCTGGAGCCGTTCCCTAAGGACGGCGCGTCATCGCCGCCGTAA